The Daucus carota subsp. sativus chromosome 7, DH1 v3.0, whole genome shotgun sequence genome window below encodes:
- the LOC108193144 gene encoding uncharacterized protein LOC108193144, with amino-acid sequence MSLSGEESEDHRNPSLEIDDDDDDDEEEYYDDDEEDDDDDETLLDESETQFNTSKAETLFRQIYSSNAPLRVNKIVINGNCKTKDSVIKSEFRALETATSLQELFQAASVAKDRMRQLELFDSVNITFDSGPSELSGTTNVIVDVVEDRKRLNCDFRVFSLPEAKSWPLEGSLKLKNLLGYGDLWDGSLAYGCDQMPEVSAGVSLPQFTGLFGPLKARVSLLSQDRLEFASFKEQSLGLSLGLLSNNNHDVACNFSLHTSIDPSEMSSTSIRGQLKHGLNSDLRYTFKIDKRNSPLRPTRGFAFVSASQFGGLVPDFRSSRFFRQEFDLRCAVPLGFFNAALNFGIASGVLFSQGTGFLNLPSYLPDRYFLGGNSSPVCTVGGPTSLLAFKSRGFVPTEPNTEARANDGTTENSSGKDYLGGDLAVTAFADLSFDLPLRFIREKGIYGHAFARAGSLNKMTEQSFQDMTSKKFLDSFRSSVGIGIIVPTRLFRMEVNYCQILKKHENDQGKTGLQFSFSSPL; translated from the exons ATGTCTCTTTCCGGCGAAGAATCCGAGGACCACCGTAATCCTTCACTAGAAATCGACGACGACGATGacgatgatgaagaagaatatTACGATGACGACGAAGAAGACGACGATGATGACGAAACACTCCTCGATGAATCAGAAACACAGTTCAACACATCCAAAGCGGAGACTCTGTTCCGCCAAATCTACTCCTCAAATGCTCCGTTACGAGTTAACAAAATTGTGATCAACGGCAATTGTAAAACTAAGGACTCTGTGATTAAATCGGAATTTAGAGCCCTAGAAACTGCCACTTCACTCCAGGAGCTGTTTCAGGCCGCTAGTGTTGCCAAAGATCGGATGAGGCAGTTAGAATTGTTTGATTCGGTTAATATTACTTTCGATTCGGGTCCATCGGAATTGAGTGGGACTACTAATGTCATTGTGGATGTTGTTGAGGACCGGAAACGCCTCAATTGTGATTTTCGTGTTTTCTCTCTGCCTGAG GCTAAGTCATGGCCACTTGAAGGATCACTGAAGCTGAAAAACTTGTTGGGGTATGGGGATCTTTGGGATGGTTCCCTTGCATATGGTTGTGACCAAATGCCAGAGGTTTCTGCTGGTGTATCTCTACCCCAATTTACCGGGTTATTTGGTCCTTTAAAGGCTAGAGTATCGCTGCTTTCCCAAGATCGCCTGGAGTTCGCTTCTTTTAAGGAGCAGTCATTGGGCTTATCTCTTGGCCTTTTATCTAATAATAATCACGATGTTGCATGCAATTTCTCTTTGCATACTTCAATAGATCCTTCAGAAATGTCATCTACATCAATAAGAGGGCAGCTTAAGCAtggtttaaactctgatttgaGGTACACATTCAAAATTGACAAGAGAAATTCACCTTTACGGCCAACACGAGGATTTGCTTTTGTATCCGCTTCTCAATTTGGTGGCCTTGTTCCTGATTTTAGGAGTTCACGATTTTTTCGCCAG GAGTTTGATCTTCGATGTGCTGTTCCTCTGGGTTTTTTCAATGCTGCACTAAACTTTGGGATTGCTAGCGGTGTACTTTTTTCGCAGGGAACTGGATTCCTCAATTTACCTTCTTATTTGCCTGACAGATACTTCTTAGGTGGCAATTCTTCCCCAGTTTGCACGGTGGGAGGCCCAACATCATTGTTGGCTTTCAAGTCGAGGGGGTTTGTCCCTACAGAGCCAAATACAGAAGCTAGGGCTAATGATGGAACTACTGAAAATTCTTCCGGAAAAGATTATCTTGGAGGTGACCTGGCTGTTACCGCCTTTGCCGATCTTTCTTTTGATCTACCACTGCGATTTATTAGGGAGAAAGGTATATATGGGCATGCATTTGCTCGAGCTGGGAGCCTTAATAAAATGACAGAGCAATCATTTCAAGATATGACTTCTAAGAAATTCCTCGACTCATTCCGAAGCTCTGTAGGAATAGGGATAATTGTACCGACCAGACTATTTCGCATGGAG GTTAACTATTGCCAAATACTGAAAAAGCACGAAAATGATCAAGGAAAGACGGGCCTGCAGTTCAGCTTCTCTTCACCACTATAA
- the LOC108194768 gene encoding non-classical arabinogalactan protein 30 has translation MIQLALLATLLVSAAFSDISASKEIQNESSKTKVIDVVVEGMVYCQSCNKLGSWSLTGAKPLSGAKVGVICENSMNRVSYYKTFQTDSQGYFYAELDGYKMNHSLLDHPLQACHVKLISSPLASCDVLTNVNYGINGASLHYENKRLVYENMKYEALIYASAPLAFRPAQCT, from the coding sequence ATGATCCAACTAGCATTACTCGCCACACTCTTGGTCTCGGCCGCCTTCTCAGACATCTCAGCTTCCAAAGAAATCCAGAATGAATCATCAAAAACCAAAGTCATCGACGTAGTTGTCGAGGGAATGGTGTACTGCCAGAGCTGCAACAAGTTGGGATCATGGTCACTGACAGGAGCCAAGCCCCTATCTGGCGCTAAAGTTGGCGTCATCTGTGAAAACTCCATGAACCGCGTAAGCTATTACAAGACATTTCAGACAGATTCACAAGGCTATTTTTACGCAGAGCTGGATGGATATAAGATGAATCACTCGTTACTGGATCATCCTCTCCAGGCCTGTCATGTGAAACTTATTTCATCTCCTCTTGCAAGCTGCGACGTCCTCACGAATGTTAATTATGGAATCAATGGCGCTTCGCTTCATTATGAAAACAAGAGATTGGTTTATGAGAATATGAAGTATGAAGCTCTGATTTATGCTTCAGCTCCACTGGCTTTCCGTCCAGCTCAGTGCACCTAA